In Populus trichocarpa isolate Nisqually-1 chromosome 7, P.trichocarpa_v4.1, whole genome shotgun sequence, the following proteins share a genomic window:
- the LOC7469568 gene encoding receptor-like protein kinase HSL1: MSFYLPLPPKFFQDYCNWPPLLYPSKPLSQKNQTLKHFPTTFPLFLPLKNMFFHLSLLFLSLLFTSNSLNQDGLFLQQVKLGLSDPSRALSSWNDRDDTPCGWYGVTCDESTQRVTSLNLSNLGLMGPFPYFLCRLTNLTSVNLLNNSINSSLTSDIAACQSLEALNLSENLLVGSLPESLSELKNLKELNLASNNFSGSIPAKFGEFQKLEWISLAENLLTGTVPSVLGNISTLQYLLLSYNPFAPGQIPSQLSNLTNLVELWLAGCNLVGSIPESLGKLSRLTNLDLSLNRLTGSIPSSLTWLKSVEQIELYNNTLSGELPLGFSNLTLLRRFDVSTNELTGTIPNELTQLELESLHLFENRFEGTLPESIAKSPNLYDLKLFNNKFTGELPSQLGLNSPLKWLDVSYNGFSGAIPESLCAKGELEDLILIYNSFSGKIPESLGKCNSLGRVRLRNNRFNGIVPGEFWGLPRVYLFELEGNSFSGKVSNRIASAYNLSVLKISKNQFSGNLPAEIGFLDKLIEFSASDNLFTGPIPGSLVNLSNLSTLVLDDNELSGGIPSGIQGWKSLNELRLANNRLSGSIPNEIGSLQVLNYLDLSGNHFSGKIPIQLDDLKLNLLNLSNNMLSGALPPLYAKEMYRSSFVGNPGLCGDLEDLCPQEGDPKKQSYLWILRSIFILAGIVFVVGVVWFYFKYQNLKKAKRVVIASKWRSFHKIGFSEFEILDYLKEDNVIGSGGSGKVYKAVLSNGETVAVKKISGESKKKDTSRSSIKDEFEAEVETLGNIRHKNIVRLWCCCNAGDCKLLVYEYMPNGSLGDLLHSSKGGLLDWPTRYKIALDAAEGLSYLHHDCVPPIVHRDVKSNNILLDAEFGARVADFGVAKVFQGVNKGTESMSVIAGSCGYIAPEYAYTVRVNEKSDIYSFGVVILELVTGRLPIDPEFGEKDLVKWVCTTLVDQNGMDLVIDPKLDSRYKDEISEVLDVGLRCTSSLPIDRPSMRRVVKMLQEAGMGNKPKANKSDGKLSRFYYEVVSDQARIV, translated from the exons ATGTCTTTTTATCTACCCTTACCACCCAAGTTTTTCCAAGACTATTGTAACTGGCCCCCACTTTTGTACCCTTCAAAACCCTTAtcccaaaaaaaccaaacactcAAACACTTTCCCACCACTTTCCCTCTCTTTCTCCCtctaaaaaacatgttttttcacctttcccttctctttctctctctactctTCACGTCCAACTCGCTGAATCAGGATGGCCTGTTTCTCCAGCAAGTCAAGCTTGGTCTCTCCGATCCATCTCGCGCCCTCTCCTCTTGGAACGACAGGGACGACACCCCGTGCGGGTGGTATGGTGTTACTTGCGACGAGTCGACTCAACGAGTCACCTCCCTCAATCTTTCTAACTTGGGGCTCATGGGACCCTTCCCTTACTTCCTTTGCCGCCTGACCAATCTGACGTCGGTTAATCTGCTGAACAATTCCATCAACTCGTCTCTCACCTCTGACATTGCCGCGTGTCAGAGTCTCGAGGCCCTTAACTTGAGTGAAAATCTTCTGGTGGGGTCCCTTCCCGAGTCACTGTCCGAGTTGAAAAACCTCAAGGAACTCAATTTGGCGTCGAACAATTTTTCCGGCAGTATTCCGGCGAAGTTCGGTGAGTTCCAGAAGCTGGAGTGGATTTCACTTGCTGAGAACTTGCTAACCGGGACAGTACCCAGTGTGCTTGGTAACATTTCCACACTCCAGTATCTTCTACTGAGTTATAACCCCTTTGCCCCGGGTCAGATACCGAGTCAGCTCAGTAACCTGACTAACCTGGTAGAGCTCTGGCTTGCTGGTTGTAATCTCGTGGGTTCGATTCCCGAGAGTTTAGGCAAGCTATCTCGGTTGACTAATCTTGATTTGTCACTGAATCGACTTACTGGGTCGATACCGAGTTCACTCACTTGGCTGAAGAGCGTTGAGcaaattgagctttataataaCACTTTATCAGGTGAATTGCCTCTGGGTTTTTCGAACTTGACCTTGCTGAGAAGATTTGATGTCTCAACGAATGAGTTAACTGGGACAATCCCGAATGAGTTGACTCAGTTGGAGCTCGAGTCGCTGCACTTGTTTGAGAACAGATTTGAAGGGACTTTGCCAGAGAGCATAGCAAAGTCACCAAATTTATACGATCTCAAATTGTTCAACAATAAATTTACTGGCGAGTTACCGAGTCAGCTCGGGCTTAACTCACCATTGAAGTGGTTAGATGTTTCATACAACGGATTCTCCGGTGCGATACCAGAGAGCTTGTGTGCAAAAGGTGAGTTGGAGgacttgattttgatttacaaTTCATTTTCCGGAAAAATCCCAGAAAGTCTGGGAAAATGCAACAGTTTAGGCCGGGTTCGGTTAAGGAATAATAGGTTCAATGGCATTGTTCCTGGGGAATTCTGGGGGCTACCAAGAGTTTACTTGTTTGAGCTTGAAGGTAATTCATTTTCTGGGAAAGTTTCTAATAGGATTGCCTCTGCTTATAATCTCTCTGTTTTGAAGATTTCAAAAAATCAGTTTTCGGGTAATTTACCTGCGGAGATTGGTTTTTTAGACAAGCTGATTGAGTTTTCGGCTAGTGATAACTTGTTTACGGGTCCAATTCCAGGGAGTTTGGTTAATTTGAGTAACTTGAGTACGCTTGTGCTTGATGACAATGAATTGTCTGGTGGGATTCCATCCGGAATTCAGGGTTGGAAGAGCTTGAATGAGCTTCGTTTGGCGAATAATAGGTTATCGGGTTCAATCCCAAATGAGATAGGGAGCTTGCAAGTGCTTAATTATCTTGATCTTTCTGGGAATCACTTCTCGGGGAAGATTCCGATACAATTGGACGATTTGAAGCTCAATTTGTTGAACTTGTCGAACAATATGCTCTCCGGGGCGCTCCCTCCACTTTATGCTAAAGAGATGTATCGGAGTAGCTTTGTGGGAAATCCAGGTTTGTGTGGTGACTTGGAGGATCTTTGTCCACAGGAAGGTGATCCTAAGAAGCAGAGTTACTTGTGGATTCTTCGGTCGATTTTTATACTTGCTGGTATAGTGTTTGTTGTTGGTGTTGTTTGGTTCTACTTCAAGTACCAGAATCTCAAGAAAGCAAAGAGAGTTGTTATTGCATCGAAGTGGAGATCCTTCCATAAGATTGGTTTCAGTGAATTTGAGATCCTTGATTATCTTAAAGAGGATAATGTGATTGGAAGTGGAGGTTCTGGGAAAGTCTACAAAGCTGTGCTCAGCAATGGGGAGACTGTAGCAGTGAAGAAAATAAGTGGAGAGAGCAAGAAAAAGGATACAAGTCGCAGTTCCATCAAAGATGAATTTGAAGCAGAAGTTGAAACTTTGGGAAACATCAGGCACAAAAACATTGTGAGATTGTGGTGTTGTTGCAATGCTGGAGATTGCAAGCTTCTGGTTTATGAATATATGCCAAATGGGAGCTTGGGGGATTTGTTGCATAGTAGCAAGGGAGGCTTGTTGGATTGGCCTACAAGGTATAAGATAGCTTTGGATGCAGCTGAGGGCTTATCTTATTTGCATCACGATTGTGTTCCTCCGATAGTTCACCGGGATGTAAAATCAAACAACATACTGTTAGACGCAGAATTTGGTGCTAGAGTTGCGGATTTCGGGGTTGCTAAGGTGTTTCAAGGAGTTAACAAGGGGACTGAATCCATGTCTGTTATTGCGGGCTCCTGCGGTTACATTGCACCAG AATATGCATATACTGTTAGAGTGAATGAAAAGAGCGACATCTACAGTTTTGGGGTGGTCATATTAGAGCTGGTAACAGGCAGACTCCCCATAGATCCAGAATTCGGAGAGAAAGACTTGGTCAAATGGGTCTGCACAACCTTAGTAGACCAGAATGGCATGGATCTTGTAATTGACCCCAAGCTCGATTCACGTTACAAGGATGAAATCTCCGAGGTTCTTGATGTCGGTCTCCGTTGCACAAGCTCACTTCCCATCGACCGGCCCTCAATGCGAAGGGTGGTGAAAATGCTGCAGGAAGCCGGCATGGGAAACAAGCCTAAAGCCAACAAGAGTGACGGGAAGCTCTCTCGTTTTTACTATGAAGTCGTCTCCGATCAAGCAAGGATAGTTTAA